A genomic region of Friedmanniella luteola contains the following coding sequences:
- a CDS encoding fluoride efflux transporter FluC, whose translation MTPALLVVVALAGGAGAAARLVLDGEVRRRLGDGLPRGTALVNLSGSLLLGLLTGLAAGGLLPPTARVVVGTGFLGGFTTFSTAAVETVRLALQRRTGAAVLHGAGQLVAGVLLAGSGLAAGLALAG comes from the coding sequence GTGACGCCCGCCCTGCTCGTCGTCGTGGCGCTGGCCGGCGGCGCCGGCGCGGCCGCCCGCCTGGTGCTCGACGGCGAGGTGCGGCGCCGGCTCGGCGACGGCCTGCCCCGGGGCACGGCGCTGGTGAACCTCAGCGGCTCCCTGCTGCTCGGGCTGCTCACCGGGCTGGCCGCGGGCGGGCTGCTGCCGCCGACGGCCCGGGTGGTCGTGGGCACCGGGTTCCTGGGCGGCTTCACGACCTTCTCCACCGCCGCCGTCGAGACCGTGCGGCTCGCCCTGCAGCGCCGCACCGGGGCGGCCGTCCTGCACGGCGCCGGACAGCTGGTGGCCGGTGTGCTGCTCGCCGGGTCCGGCCTGGCCGCCGGCCTGGCCCTGGCCGGCTGA